The Flavobacterium faecale genomic sequence GAATCTAACTTATTGTTGTTTTGTGCATTAACACTTAAATTTACGATTAAAAATAAAAAAATAATTCTCTGTACTGTTTTCATTGGTTTTCGCATTGAAAATATATAACTTCTAATTTATAATAAAATAGTATTGATAACAACTTATTTGCCACTGATATATAAAGTAGTCAGGATTGAAAAAAATTATTTTTCACTGGAATAGGAAAGCACATCCGGAAACTACGGGAAAAACTACTTCCTAGACCTAATAAAAAAAGAGATCATCCAATTGGATGACACCCTAAATGCATCCCTTTATAACGCAACTTAAAATTAATTATTTCACACCCTAAAACAAAAAAATCCCGAATGAACGAGATTTTTTTGATTGTATTATTTCTTTTTTTGTTGTGCCTTGGCAGCTTCTTGCTGTTCCATTACTTCTTGTAATTTTTGTTGGAACTTACCTGGTTTCTTAGGCTCTTTCTTTTTGTTTTCTTGAATTTGAGCGTGAATTTTATCTTCGTCCACAATGTAATTCTTAATCACCAATAACAATCCGATAGAGATTAGGTTGGAAATAAAATAGTACAAACTCAATCCTGATGCATAACTGTTAAAGAAAAACAACATCATCAATGGCGATACGTAAATCATGATTTTCATCATTTTGGCCATATCCGGCATTCCTTCTTGCGTTGGAGTAGCCATTTGTTGGTCTCCTGTTGTTAATTTCATATAAAAGAAAATAGCGATAGAAGCTAAAATCGGGAACAAACTAATGTGATTTCCGTACGCTGGAATATGGAATGGTAACTCGTAAACAGAATCGAATGAAGACAAATCTTTTGCCCATAAAAATGGTTTTTGTCTTAACCCAATAGCTGACGGGAAGAATTGAAACAAGGCATAGAATACTGGCATTTGCAGTAATCCAGGTATACAACCTGCCATAGGATTGACCCCGGCTTTGTTGTATAACTTCATTGTTTCTTGCTGTTTCTTCATTGGGTCTTTACTGTATTTCTCACCCAATTCTGCAATTTCTGGCTTCAATACTTTCATTTTTGCTTGTGACAAAAACGATTTATATGTAACCGGAGACATTAATAATTTGATTAAGATTGTAAACAAGATAATTGCCCATCCGTGCTCCATGAAAGCGCTCAAGAACCCGTATAAAGGAATGAATGCGTGACGGTTGATAAAACCAAATATCCCCCAACCCAATGGCACGATAGCCTCAAGGTTTTTGTCGTATGATTTTAATAAGGTATAATCCGTTGGACCAAAGTACCAATTCATTTTCTGATCTATTTCACCGTTTTTGAAAGCCAATGGTACAGTAGCCTTAAATTGTTTGGTGAAAATAGTATCAACTTCTTGGTCTTTTACTAAGTTATTCGAATACAATTCTGCAGAAGCAAAAGGTTCGTCACTTATTAAGATAGAAGAGAAAAAGTGTTGTTTGAAAGCGATATAAGAAACCTTTTCTGGATTATCTGTTTTGTCAGTTCCTTGACCTAAATAATCTGTTTTACCATCTTCGTACTCAAAATACATTTCGGCATAACGGTTTTCATAGGTAATACTTTTTTCATTAGCATAGGTTTTCAAATCCCACTCCAAGTTCAATGGCTTATTACTAACCAAAGTATTATTTAATCCTTGTGATTGAATTTCGAAATCCAACATGTAGTTATCTGCTTTCAATACATATTTAAATTCTAAATACGCATTGTCTGCTGATTTTAAACGCATAGAAAGAATTTGATCTTCTCCATTTTTGGTTAGAGTAGGCTCAAAAAACAAATCTTTGGTGTTTAAAGTATGATTGTCTTTGGTTTGCAATTGAATATTTAAATTCGAATTGTTATCCTTAATCAATTCTACCAATTGACCAGAATCTTTTGAAAATCTAGTGAAATCTTTTAAAGAGGCTTCTACAATATAACCACCTTTGTTAGCGATTTTAAGTGTAACCAATTTATTTTCGATAGTAGTAAAAGACTCGTTTGCTGAAGGAAGTGTTGCTGAATAAGCAAATCCACCTAAAGACTTTTGTAGTTTTGCCATTTGCAAAGTATCTCCAGGTGCAGCAGCCGCCAATGTAATGGTTTTGGCTACTTCTTTAGTCTTTACTGCTTGCTTGGTAACCAACTCTTTTTGTGCTTTTTCGGCAGCGATTTCGGCTTCATTTGGTTTATTTTGGTACATAATCCAAATTAAAATACCAAATATCAATATAAAACCGATTAACGAATTGGGGTCAAATTTTTTTTCTTCCATTATAATTTTTAAAAATGTTTAAAATATAAAAATTCCGTTTCCAATAATAGAAACGGAAGTTTTGGTCATTATTTCTTTTTTGATTGTACTGCTGCCGATACGAAATTCACAAAAAGTGGGTGTGGATTCACAACCGTACTTTTGTATTCTGGGTGGTATTGCACACCGATAAAGAATGGGTGGTTTTCAATTTCGACAATTTCTACCAATCCAGTATCAGGATTTACTCCCGATGCTTTCAAACCTGCACCTTCAAGCGCATCCAAATACTCGTTATTAAATTCATAACGGTGACGGTGACGCTCAGATATAGCAGTTTGTCCATATATCTTGTAAGCCAAAGTATCTGGTTTGATTTCACATTTCCATGCACCTAGACGCATTGTACCCCCTTTTTCGGTTACGTTTTTCTGACTTTCCATCAAATTCACTACTGCATTTGTAGTTTCTGGATTCATCTCTGTAGAATTGGCATCTTTCAATCCCAATACATTTCGAGAATATTCAATAACTGACATTTGCATACCCAAACAAATTCCGAAAAACGGCATATCATTTTCACGGGCATAACGCACAGCAGCGATCTTTCCTTCGATACCTCTTTCACCAAAACCTGGCGCAACAAGAATACCATCTAAGCCTGCAAATTTTTCAGCGATATTATGTTCGTCAATATATTCTGAGTGGATAGAAACCACATTTACTTTAGTTTCATTTGCAGCACCTGCATGTATAAACGCTTCCAAAATTGATTTGTAACAATCTTGCATTTCTACATACTTCCCGATCAAACCAATATTAATGGTGTGTTTTGGATTTTTTATTCTTTTTAAGAAAGTGTTCCATGTTTTTAAATCTGGAGCCGCTTTTTTAGGTAAATCTAGTTTTTTCAAAGCCACAATATCCAATCCTTCTTCAAGCATTAAATTTGGGACTTCATATATAGTAGAAGCATCAATAGATTGAATAACCGCTTCTCTTTTTACATTGCAAAACAAAGCCAATTTGTTTCTGATCTCATCAGAGATTTCATGCTCTGTTCTACAAACCAAGATATCAGCTTTGATTCCGCTTTCCATCAATGTTTTTACAGAGTGTTGTGTTGGTTTTGTTTTCAATTCCCCTGCAGCAGCCAAATAAGGAACTAAGGTTAAGTGAATAACAATTGCGTTGTTCTCGCCCATATCCCAAACAAGTTGACGAACAGACTCTATATAAGGTAAGGATTCAATATCCCCAACGGTACCACCAATTTCTGTAATCACAATATCATAATCACCTGACTTACCAAGCAATTGCATTCTATCTTTGATTTCGTTGGTAATATGAGGAACAACTTGAACTGTTTTTCCTAGAAACTCTCCTCTTCTCTCTTTTTCAATAACCGAAAGATAAATTCTACCTGTAGTAACGTTATTAGCCTGAGATGTAGGAACGTTCAAGAAACGCTCATAGTGTCCCAAATCCAAATCTGTTTCTGCACCATCATCAGTCACATAACATTCT encodes the following:
- a CDS encoding CTP synthase, with the translated sequence MNQTKYIFVTGGVTSSLGKGIIAASLAKLLQARGYRTTIQKFDPYLNVDPGTLNPYEHGECYVTDDGAETDLDLGHYERFLNVPTSQANNVTTGRIYLSVIEKERRGEFLGKTVQVVPHITNEIKDRMQLLGKSGDYDIVITEIGGTVGDIESLPYIESVRQLVWDMGENNAIVIHLTLVPYLAAAGELKTKPTQHSVKTLMESGIKADILVCRTEHEISDEIRNKLALFCNVKREAVIQSIDASTIYEVPNLMLEEGLDIVALKKLDLPKKAAPDLKTWNTFLKRIKNPKHTINIGLIGKYVEMQDCYKSILEAFIHAGAANETKVNVVSIHSEYIDEHNIAEKFAGLDGILVAPGFGERGIEGKIAAVRYARENDMPFFGICLGMQMSVIEYSRNVLGLKDANSTEMNPETTNAVVNLMESQKNVTEKGGTMRLGAWKCEIKPDTLAYKIYGQTAISERHRHRYEFNNEYLDALEGAGLKASGVNPDTGLVEIVEIENHPFFIGVQYHPEYKSTVVNPHPLFVNFVSAAVQSKKK
- the yidC gene encoding membrane protein insertase YidC, which encodes MEEKKFDPNSLIGFILIFGILIWIMYQNKPNEAEIAAEKAQKELVTKQAVKTKEVAKTITLAAAAPGDTLQMAKLQKSLGGFAYSATLPSANESFTTIENKLVTLKIANKGGYIVEASLKDFTRFSKDSGQLVELIKDNNSNLNIQLQTKDNHTLNTKDLFFEPTLTKNGEDQILSMRLKSADNAYLEFKYVLKADNYMLDFEIQSQGLNNTLVSNKPLNLEWDLKTYANEKSITYENRYAEMYFEYEDGKTDYLGQGTDKTDNPEKVSYIAFKQHFFSSILISDEPFASAELYSNNLVKDQEVDTIFTKQFKATVPLAFKNGEIDQKMNWYFGPTDYTLLKSYDKNLEAIVPLGWGIFGFINRHAFIPLYGFLSAFMEHGWAIILFTILIKLLMSPVTYKSFLSQAKMKVLKPEIAELGEKYSKDPMKKQQETMKLYNKAGVNPMAGCIPGLLQMPVFYALFQFFPSAIGLRQKPFLWAKDLSSFDSVYELPFHIPAYGNHISLFPILASIAIFFYMKLTTGDQQMATPTQEGMPDMAKMMKIMIYVSPLMMLFFFNSYASGLSLYYFISNLISIGLLLVIKNYIVDEDKIHAQIQENKKKEPKKPGKFQQKLQEVMEQQEAAKAQQKKK